The sequence gaggatatgcttcgggcgtgtactatggattttggtttagccttgcaggatcattttccattgaTTGATTTCgcgtacaataacagttatcattgtagcattgggatgacaccttttgaggcgttgtacggacgacgttgtcgtactccactcttctgggaataagtgggggagagacagggtgagggaccagagttagttcAGCAGGCCGCAGATATTTTTGATCAGATCAAAAAACGGATTAAAACTGCACATGATCGTCAGGCCAACTATGCTAATACTATGCATAGGcctctgcagtttgatgttggggagagtATTTCTCAAAGtctcacctttccgcaggattctcatatttggtctcaagggtaagttgtctcccagatttattggtctgtttgagatcttggagagcattggtgatttggcttatcggttAGCCTTGCCATCGTATTTGTCTAGTATccatgacgtgttccacgtatctctgttgcgacggtatgtggcagatcagtctcatattttgcagccgtctgaagttcaggtggatactgatttgacttatgtagagagaccGGTTCGTATCTTGGATCATAAGGACAAGGTGTTGCGGAATAAAGTTATTCCTttggttctagttcagtggcagtgccgaggcactgaagaagccacttgggagcttgagagcaggatgcgttcagaacatcctgagttattttgattttatttcagTATTGTACTAAGTTGTACTTTGTAAAAAGTTTCATCTGaataaaagaatgtttctgcatgTTGTTTGTAttttcggtacttaagatctgattttgagtgcgaaatatcttaagtgggggagaatgtagtagcccgtaaccaagtgaggtgattaagggattaatcaacgcaAAATAAGAAATTAGGGTCATGATCAGAACGAAAGCTCCGTTGTagggaacggaagctccgatggtgatcggaagctccggtgTGCAACGAAAGCTCTGATagtattacgtcagccatgacgtgtGAGACAACGGAAGCTCAGATCtcgaacggaggttccgatatCCCCTATCCGCAGCCAGCCAATGAGATTTTGCCATGTGGCAGATAAGCAAGTACGGAAGCTCCAATGCtgcatcggaggttccgatggtgtcctataaatatagagccgaggcttcacttttcCTTGCTAATTCCGCGAGTTATTTTCCCTTCTAAGCTTAATTAGTAGTTCTAGCCTttctaggcttggtccgggggTCGGCAAGGCGTTCAGGAGTCACGGTAGAGTTGTGTCCAAGTTCTaggggcatcgacatcaaagggctgacgacggacgcaagtatagcttttgctttctaaaaatatttaggagtatgcaatagcttagttaagacttttggagtaatataatgatattagtatcattttgctgtgtagtgcggactataggcgtggacctagagctggtagagcttgcctagtagtgaggtacgaaagtactgttcgagatatcctgactgagtatgtatgtattatgtgactgcatgatttatatgacatgattttatgctgcatgtattttcatattgagctatctcttttgagatgtctggtaGTAAGGTTTTGCCCTATCCTCTTAGTGGATGGAttttcatcgatttgggtccggagtatccactggtattttggtatgggagccacctcctgaagcgacgacacatcgtgctacataccagggcccagtcTATCTTTTttatctgattcttggcctctattttcagtaggcggtacacttgcattcatgtatttatataatatggtatactcatactctcgtgctgagcactttaagctcacgtctcgtactttgtgtatatggacaccctattccatggggcaggtttgcgattggtgaggcgggtggatccaggagggactaggcagtggatggccagctgggatttcgcctagggttttattttgatgtattgGGATAATACCGTattcgatttgattgtataattatttgggtacttacagattctttttcttgggattgtataatgtttattgctttcgcagtttattctggtttactgttttaattaagtGAATTGCATGCTtgagtttctgattagtagttGATCTCGGtaaagggtcactacaaaaactTTGATCTCACGCACCACCCTACGGTGCGGGGGATCCACGTGCACTCATGCCCAAAACAACTCCGATTACCTTGAAATTTTAACGGTAGGGTCGTCTCGAAAATGCGaatccaacgatatatcatatgatataaCTTTCAATCTCGATGGTAAAAAATGTGAAGATAACCGGAAATTGCATATTTCACCTCATTTTCGGCCATTTTCACATTTTCGACCACcgaagattgaaatttgtatcatatgatatatcgttgaATTCACATTTTCGAGAAGACCCTACCGTGAAAATTCAAGGTAATCGTAGTTGTTTTTGACACGGGTGCAAGTGGATCCCCCGCACCCTGGGGTGCGTGTGAtcaaaaatgtatatatatataaatttttagttGTCCAACCAATGATGTtcaactcgtccccgaccactaaaacccggtaccgtgttttagttatgcaaaaaataaaaaaaaaactaaaatccgGTACTGAGTTTTAATGGTCGGGGACGAGGTGGAAAAATattgttgggcagctgaaaagtcttttatatatatatatatatatattatattattcatAAAGGCTCAGTCTCTCTTACTAATCAATTGGTACGTACAAACACACCACtgtgaaaatgtcaaaaacaCAACTGCTTTCCTCCATCTTATCATCAAAACCGCTAGAAGTTTTTTTCACGTAAACTTCTTCTTTCCCACTCTTCCATTACTGACTGAAATTTCACAATATTCTTATTCTTTTAACAAATGATTTGATAATTATAATATCAGTGTTACACACGCATCGCGTGTGCTCTtttgctagtatatatatatatatatatatatatatatatatttatttatatatttatatatttatctccctatatataaagaatctttCCTTAAACACCATCTTTTGTTTTGCCaaaattgctcttatgtgatatagatattatacttttgttttcttttgatttttttttaaaatttcgataTTTCAAATTACAAATAGTCCCTAAGTACTTTTTACaactataatatttttctcatttaaatataaataaaattaattacaaaaatattatagaAGCACGCAATGCGTGCACCAAtacactagtatatatatatatataaaagttgaacTCATTAGAGGGAGGACACcaatttttttcccaaaatttCCCTTTCAATTCATATATgtaaatttgaatttatttgtacatatttttctcaactaacaATTATAGATaggataaataatttttttgttatagaTAATTTGTTGTAGATGATCATTGAGAGATTATCTTTTATTATGTTATCTACTATTCAAATATGTAATTgaactctataaatagaggcctcCAATGATGAATAAAGTATTCTTATTCATTCTCTCATCTCCATATTCTTTATAATTtttaacacgttatcagcacgagtgctatatatatatatatattgtatgaaTGATATCGATGAAGCACAATATTTAAATTGATATTGATGCCCTCAAAATcgcaaaaattttgaatttatgttAATATTCTTTGTTCTAAATTAATGCTCCTGAAGTAGCAAAATATTTAGATTTGATATTGATGCTCTTGAAGTAGCACAAGTTCAAGGTTATGTGGATGTTCTTGAAGAACACAAATTTATGAACACAAATTCATAACTTTTATTAATGCTCCTGAAGTAGCATTACACTCATTCAATATTGATGTCCCTGAAGTGACGAATTTTTAATCTTGAATATCTATGATTTAAGATCTTATATCCTTTTGATGTTCTTGAAGAATATcaatttaaaagatatatggattttaagatgattgaattgatctttgtgatttatttgatcaatttaaATTGATAGTGATTTATTTACTATTGTTTTCATTTCACGTGACATATagtttttaatgaaattttttgaaattcatTCACTAAAGCTCGAATGCTCTGAAATTCATTCTCTTCATACTTTTATTTctcgaattaaaaaaaaaaaacattattctCTTTTCCTTCATTCACCAATTCACATcatgataattttttaaattaatacgTTTTCTTTTCATACCATGATTACGAGgatgcatatatataatatattcatTGTCATCATTTTTGAATTATCCATGTTTAAATTCAATTTAATTAATGTTAatgatttatgatttttttggaATATAGATTTCATCATGTCGAACATCACCAAACTTAAATTTGAAGCACTTGATTTGTCCAGGAAAAACTATTTGTCATGGATATTAGATGTCGAGATCCACCTTGTTTTTTATGAATTTAGGAGATACTATAAAAGAAGGAAACAAAACATCCCTGCAGGATCGTGCAAAAGCACTCATTTTTCTTCGGCATCATCTCAATGATGGGTTGAAAGCCGAGTATCTCACTGTGAAAGAGCCACAAGATCTTTGGACAAATATGAAAAAGATAGATTTGACCATCAGAGAACGGTAGTTTTGCCGAGAGCTCGATATGAATGGATGCATCTACGCTTACAAGATTTCAAATCTGTGAGTGATTATAAATCTGCACTATTCAAGGTTAGTTCCATGCTAACACTTTGTGGGGAGAAAGTTAATGATCAAgacatgttagaaaatactttctCCACATTTCACGCATCAAATGTGCTCCTGCGGCAGCAATACCGTGAGTGTGGATTTAAAAAGTATTCTGAACTTATCTCATGTTTACTTGTTGCTGAACAAAATAATGAGTTGCTCATGAAAAATCATCAGTTGCACCCAACTGGATCTGTACCATTTCCTGAATCAAATAAAGttgcatttcctgaagcaaatgttaACTCAACTCGAAATAATGAGCAAGGACGTGCTCGTGGACGTGGTCACGGTCAAAGAAAAGACTATCAGCAACAAAATAGGAAGAAACATAAAACAAGCCACCAGCAGTGGAATTCTGATTATGGAAAAACAAATGAGAAAAGTTCAAATAAGCATGAAGATAAATGTTACAAGTGTGGAGTGGAAGGAAATTGGTCTCGTACTTGTCGTATGGAAAAACATCTTGTGGACCTCTATCAAAACTCgatcaaagaaaaagaaaaaattgagaCAAATTTTTTGGACAATGATGATCCAGTTAATATAACTCATTTGGATGTCTCAGATTTCTTTGCTCGTCCAGATAGAAATATTGATCATTTGGTTGGTGGTGGTGTGTTGGAAGACATCGAATAATTGTTTCATTCGAATTTTGTTTTTAGTTTTAATTGTTTTAGGTCGTGGTTTTTGTTTTACTCTTAGTTTCTCTTTTAAGTTGTCATTGAAGTTTTGTTTTAGAATTATTCAATAAATATTTGATCATTTCTTATCGTAATTTTTCCTACTATTTGACATTTTGTTGAAGTTATGACTTATTaagttatttttctttttagaTTAATGATGAAATATCATGATGAATGTCTagcagatagtggtacaacacatACCATTCTTCAAAATAAAAGGTATTTTCTGAAATTAACATTAGCTGAAAATAATGTTACAACAATATCTGGTGCATCAAAAATTATTGAAGGCTATGAAAAGGCAAAAATCATTTTGCCAAATGATACAAGCCTATACATTGAAAATGCACTATATGCTAGCAAATCCAGCAGAAATTTGCTCAGCTTTAAAGATATCCGTCGAAATGGATATCATATTGAAACATTAAATGAGAATAATGTTGAATACCTTGGTATTACATCTATTATATCTGTCCAAAAGCAGATAAAAGAAAAGTTATGTGCACTCCCTTCTGGGATGTATTTTACCACAATAAAAGCAGTTGAAGCAAACACTTGCACAAACCAGAAGTTTGTCGACCAACAAAGCTTCAAACTATGGCATGATCGGCTTGGTCACCCTGAGGTAACAATGATGCGCAAAATAATAATGAACTCACATGGACACCCTTTAAAGAACCAGAAGATTCTTTTGCATAATGATTATTCATTTGTTGCTTGTTCACAAGACAAACTAATTAGAAGACCTTTCCCTACAAAGGTTGATGTTGAAATTCAAACCTTCTTGGAAAGAATCCATGGGGATATTTGTGAGCCTATACACTCACCATGCGGACCATTTCGCTATTTCATGATATTGATTGATGCGTCTACTAGATGGTCACATATGAGTTTGCTTTCAACTCGAAATATAGCATTTGCTATATTACTTGTGCAAATTATTAAATTACGAGCTCAATTCCCAGATTATTCAATCAAGAAAATTCGTCTTAATAATGCTGCTGAGTTTAAATCGCAGGCATTTGATGAATATTGTATGTCAATAGGGATTTCAGTTGAGCATTCAGTTGcccatgttcatacacaaaatggctTAGCAGATGCATTTATTAAACGTTTGCAGTTGATTGCTAAACCATTACTGATGAGAACGAAACTTTTATCTTCTGCGTGGGGCCATGCCATAATACATGTTGCATCATTGGTTCGCATAAGACCAACTAATTATCACCAGTACCCACCCTTACAACTTGCTTACGGTCGAGAACCTGATGTTTCTCACATTCGAGTATTTGGTTGTGCAGTTCAAGTCCCTCTCCCACCCACATAACGAACCAAAATGGGTTCACAACGTAGAATTGGGATTTATGTGGGATTTGATTCACCATCTATTATTAGATATTTGGAACCTTTGGCAGGTGGTCTTTTTACTGCGAGGTTTGCAGACTGCAACTTTGATGAGTCGGAGTTTCCAACTTTAGGGGTAGTAAAGTTGTATCCTGAAGAACAACGAAAAGTTAGCTGGAATAAGAAAACACTATCTCCTTATGATCCTCGAAATAATCAAAGTGAGCAAGAAGTTGAAAGAATCATTCACTTGCAAAGATTGCGAATCAATTGCCCGATGCTTTTGTCAATACAAAGAATGTGACAAAGTCACATATACATGCAGAGAATACCCCCGTAAAATTTGATGTCCCTGTAGGACAAACTAATATTCAACCTGCAAACGAATCTAAAATATGCCAGAAGCGTGGTCGACCAATTGGTTCAAAGGATATTGTACCTCGAAAAAGAAAGGTACAAGataaagaaaattcaaaagctCCCGAAGAAGCAATTTCAGATGATATAGTAAGAGAAATCGATGAACCTGGCATAGGAAATATTTCTGAAGAATTGCAACTCAATGAAAATAATGAGATTTCAACAAATTACTTATCATCTCAAAAATTGTGGGATCGAAATGATACAATTATTGATAATCTCTTTGTCCTAAATGTGGCCCTTGACATTATGCATAATGGAGACATAGAACCACAATCGGTTAATGAATGTCAAAAAAGAAATGACTGGCCAAAATGAAAGGAGGTCATACAAGCTGAATTAGATACGCTAGAAAGACGTAAAGTGTTTGGACCCGTAGTTCGAACAACTGAAAATGTAATCCCAGTAGGATATTTTTGTAAGAAAGAGGAATGAAAATGGTGAAATTATAAGATACAAAGCTAGACTCGTAGCCCAGGGTTTCTCGCAGAGACCTGGAGTTGACTATGAGGAAACATATTCACCTGTGATAGATGCCACTACTTTTCGATTCCTGATCAGTTTAGCAGTATCAGAAAGTCTTGATATGCAACTCATGGATGTAGTAGTGACTGCTTATCTTTATggtcacttgatagtgatatatatatatatatatatgaaagtcCCTGAAGGAATCAAACTATTAGAAGCAAATAATACAACTCCCAAGACTATGTTATCAATAAAGCTGCACAAATCCTTGAATGGATTAAAGCAATCTGGACGCATTTGGTACAATTGttttaatgaatattttttaaaagaagggTACACAAATAATGTTATTTGTCCATGCGTATTTATAAAAAGGACAGATAAGGGTTTTGCAATTGTGGCGGTATATGTTGACGATCTAAATCTTATTGGCACTCCGGAAGAGCTTGCTAAAACTGACAATTATTTGAAAAGTCCTTGGACTACAAATTGAACAATTACAAGATGGGATATTTGTTCATCAATCATCATATGTAGAGAAGGTATTAAAGCGCTTTTATATGGATAAGGCACATCCATTAGCATCACCAATGATTGTTCGATCACTTGATTCTAACAAAGATCCTTTTCGACCACTTGAAGATGGAGAAAAAATAAtaggtccagaagtaccatatttAAGTGCGATTGGAGCATTGTCATATCTCGCAAATTATACTTGTCCTGATATAGCAATTTCTGTTAATCTTCTAGCGGGATATAGCTCATGTCCAACCCGAAGACATTGGAATGGTGTAAAACACATTTTTCGTTACCTTCGTGGTACAACTGATATGGGATTGTTTTATTCAacaaaatcaaagtcttctttaGTTGGATATGCAGATGCAGGGTATCTTTCCGATCCACATAAAGTTAAATCCCAGACAGATTATGTGTTTACACGAGGAGACACTGCTATATCATGGAGGTCAGTGAAACAATCCCTAACAACATCTTCAAATCACTCTGAGATTATGGCAATGCATGAAGCAAGTAGAGAATGTGTATGGTTGAGATCTATGACGCAACACATCCAAGAATCATGCGGGTTGCCAACAACCAAAGATAGCCCGACAGTTATATTCGAAGACAATACTGCATGCATTGCACAATTAAAAGAGGCTACATCAAAGGGGATAGAACAAAGCATATCTCACCAAAGTTCTTCTACACACACGAGCTTCAAGAAAATGGTGATATTGATGTCCATCAGATTTGTTCAAGTGATAATGTAGCTGACCTATTTACAAAGGCACTCCCGACATCAACTTTCAAAAAATTGGTGCATAAAATAGCGATGCATCAGTTAAAGGACCTTAGATGATTGAGATCAGGGGGGCATCTATTGTTGTACTATTTTTCCTTCGTTCAGGTTTTTTCCATTGGATTTTTCTgacaaggttttaacgaggcagcaCTCAAGCCCTCATATCTCTTTGTAATGATTTGTTAATTCAATAATCATCTAAGGGGGATTGTTATAAAAATTTGTTGTAAATGATCATTGAGATTATCTTTTATCATGTTATCTACTATTCAAATATGTAAATTCACTCTATAAATAGAAGCCTCCAATGATGAATAAAATATTCTTATTCATTCTCTCATCTCCATATTCTTTATAATTTTTaacatttttaaatttaattatatgaaaagattttatttcgggatatttttatatttttctcaatTAACCATTATAGATATGATAattattttagaaataaaaaaaaatttaaatattattaaaaataacatCTATATGtaacatacaatattaaatattatataattttatacaCACGCAACGCATATTTGCGATTatgctagtatatataatagATTTATAATGTTTTGGTATtttgatgtatatatatatatatatatatcgaaatTTCCAAATTTCATACCATTATTTCGATCTTGTTATCATACCATACCATACCAGAatctcggtataccgaaaatttcgataAATTTGATATTTCGGTACGATAAACTCTATAATACTGAacatttcgatattttttccCAACCTACCCGTCACACGTTTAATCCGGGATTAATCCCATGTTTTAGAATACGGGTCAGCGTGTTTTGAAAAATTCGTGGTGGCACTTCATCTATAAATTTATCTTGGGGAGGAAAGGGCGAGAGATTGATGAATTAATGTATTCTGTCAACAGCTCAGACCAAGTCAATTAGAAAAACTGCATAACCTCAAGATGTTTTTCCCTTGTGAAAATATTTGTACATTACATCttgtcataaaaaaaaaaaaaaaaaaaaaaaaaagatacatGCTGGTTCAACTTATCAAACAAAGGACGTCGAAGAAGAGAAAATGTAGACATAATTTTAATGGAACCTGATTTGGATGTGCTGCAAAATTTCAGACTTGCTCCTCATGTATGTCATCTAAACATTCCCCCGACTCCGCCTCCATTGGAGAGCATTTTCTCCAAGTCTTCTTGTGACATAAGGGTTTTCTTACCAATTGCACCAGTCTTATCGTATGGCTGAGCCATCCTCTTCAAGAACTGCACGTCAAAAGAGATATACATGAAGTACCACGGTACAGTTAACAGCCAACAAGTATCCCAAACCTTAATAATACATCAAGGTCGGACCATTGCAGATATTGTGCATTTTGTCCTTCTGGGGGAAACTTGTGTCTTTCAAAACACTTTGGTAAATAAAGTACTGATAAAAAAAAAGTATCGTACCTCTCTTGCTATGTGAAGAGCCATATCAGTACTCAAGTTCAAGTGAGCATCCCGTAAATGGGAGAGAATCCAACCAGGTAGTTTTGAGCGCTTGTCGTGACGACTATATCTACATGCATGAACAATCAGTAAGCAACCATTAAATATCTACATAAATTAACCAGTGTTCTAAATGGCGGTCGAGGGCCGCCTACCGCCTAGGCACAGTCTAAGGCGGTCCCTGTAGGCGGTCTGAAGGCATCCGGCTGTTGAGGCGGGCAAGCAAGCGGTCGAGGCGGCGGAGGCGGGCAAGCAAGCGGTCGAGGCGGTCAATGATTTTAAAATTCCAATCAATTATCAAagtcaaataattttaaaaatcagtCAAAGTCAATCAATTTTAAAACccttaaatataataaaaacacCTCTCACTccttttgtatttatttttggtttcAAATGTCCTCCACCATCAGCCACCACCTGCCTGAAACCGCCTCCATCTGCCCTCCGCCGCTGCCGCCATCTACCACCACCTTAATTGTCTTGTTAGtttgtatttatatatttatttgcacGTTGTCTAGATTGTATATATTGTATGGCACTTCTTTAGTCATAaagattatttaattacatatattaCACAAAAAAAATTGACTATTTGTAATTACAGTGCATGATTATACATAATTGCCTATTAAAAATAGCTAAAAAAATTCAATCGCCGAGGCGGCCGAGGCGGTAGGCGGTCAATGACCGCCCCGCCACCGCCTCCCGCCATTTACAACATTGAAATTAACAATCACATGATGAAACAAGTGTCATCAAGCTCTTTGCCAATAAAGTGACTTTCCCAAAACAATTATGATTAGACTGATGAAAAAATTCCAGGATCGCTCGTCATTGTTGCTAGCATTATTATTGAATCAGAAAAGAAGATGCACACCTTTTGTCTGCAAAGATCATCATACCATAATCTGCCTTGGATCGTATAACTCGGCCCACACATTGAGCAGCTTGTCTCTAAATAAGAATTCAACAAGTACCTCAGAAATACAATTTTACATTCTATAATTTTCTCAAATATAAAACAGGAGTTCCCGTCAAAAAGTACCAAAGCATCAAATGTTAAAAAATCGCCCTCTTTTATCTGGAAAGTTTCCCGCAAATACTCCAATCTCGCAAGCAatactctgcaaagtgaaaacatgGCAAACATAACCTTGTAACTTACAGATAAAAGATAGATTGTTCATTGCGGAACAACTGACAACATCCAGATTCAAACGAACTTAACACACTGATGCAAAGCATAGATGGTACTTGGTAGAAGCAACATTGAGTTGCGAATAGTTTGCACTCAGCATGCTAAGGGaaaaatagaaagaattggataatTTACACATATGTTATACgaatacataaaaaatatttggcCGTACATACACCGTTGTTTGAAAGAATTGTATTGGTATATGTTTGCATGAACCTCAAGAGTATGGATAAGCTCAGTCATCAAATAGCGAAAGCTGCGAAACAAATATAAGCAAGATTGCTCCAATAAGTTAGCAGCAACAACATAACTAACCTGCTCAATGTGTATTGAAAAGGAACACCAAACATGATTACAAGTCTGCCATAATGCCTATCAAAGTCTATACCTTCAGCCACTTTTCCCCTGAAAATAAAACTTTGATCGCATTAAGAGAGAAACAGAACAGGGTGGAAATCACTCAGAGCATTGCTCAAAGAGCGAATTCACACAATTTAATGTTTTGATTCTGCTAAGGGTGGTAAACTGGCTAGTAAATAGCTTGATGACAATCAGATAATCTTGGGTAGCAAACTGCAGGAATTGTAAATGCAGATGAAAGTAGGATTCGTTTTCTGTTATATTATTATCAAAGACACGTTAGAATGGGCAGAAAGATTTTAGTATCTTTAGACCAATAACATCATGCTTTGGCGAATTAAATCACTTCTTGAAATACATTGTTTTTATCACAATCGTACTTTTATCCCCCATTCCTACCTGTCTCACCAGGAAAAACATTCATTTCTCCATGGAATGATAGTTGAACAACTACTCAACGCAAGCAGTGCAACTGGACTGTGAAAGCTGATGGAGAAGTTACCTGGCAACAGAGAAAAAAAC comes from Henckelia pumila isolate YLH828 chromosome 4, ASM3356847v2, whole genome shotgun sequence and encodes:
- the LOC140862827 gene encoding uncharacterized protein, yielding MVKNVKITGNCIFHLIFGHFHIFDHRRLKFVSYDISLNSHFREDPTVKIQGDTIKEGNKTSLQDRAKALIFLRHHLNDGLKAEYLTVKEPQDLWTNMKKIDLTIRERSMLTLCGEKVNDQDMLENTFSTFHASNVLLRQQYRECGFKKYSELISCLLVAEQNNELLMKNHQLHPTGSVPFPESNKVAFPEANVNSTRNNEQGRARGRGHGQRKDYQQQNRKKHKTSHQQWNSDYGKTNEKSSNKHEDKCYKCGVEGNWSRTCRMEKHLVDLYQNSIKEKEKIETNFLDNDDPVNITHLDVSDFFARPDRNIDHLVGGGVLEDIE